In Leishmania panamensis strain MHOM/PA/94/PSC-1 chromosome 6 sequence, the following proteins share a genomic window:
- a CDS encoding hypothetical protein (TriTrypDB/GeneDB-style sysID: LpmP.06.0310), with translation MQSWPILVTIHNLVNVPLSACENGPRSFVVEAHLVLRVSAYSAPVSTAAFTTDDVVSTTPNLFEVRLDDVARRIDGGDGGGPKVWRCAAPEIEVVVMVREVTHRIRRSSSPYRTDRRADGDLDGTRVVGTSAPLPLNAKDIVEVHKLTTRIVGTEMGQVGLSFTVDPGDKGGYRQRLENFLRTYNPQGLRLVPSVVEVVSELDTFTKLYRRYSIQNYEERLASFFDVYGPQYKSEIPSLLRQWEGREEELMRNLVLDNGPEVTTIDQHQRLTAYMAAYQLDQNSTSVQEILTAHARDEKTSTPAGLFYALVGRYGPEPDPRTYLFPTPRYTPAPPSPPQTRGIPMEDGGDGHSHSSLHHGSSSLVRGSAGASAAASAALQRCPPTPAAKHLYVSVPMSPTPIPVREAPLETARSLDRSPSFAVEVDDAPCGGGQKATVTGSHHEAKPVITPKDKVMVLGATTGASRRDVAELRDSSLWRKMCQMMQTRQEHFKPWREHLLFFLDRDEFAAAVRALHVFSEAPDGGEVQVLVEEWSRRVDHAFRTEALTSSDAYYEAVVQEAVRLTGLQSLHLQVMSVSSLFHKEQYAGFAAYVEGQAKRTKTERLVLVGDSKSLMDVARFGLHPAADPRGLYRDALASSATAHDTSTAKGDGPFIFLREPFRHCTEKHSCSLLVCDVAVGEMYSCPTAVHAPRKLTADFLAKYDSCAYVDEANGPVIAVYSRQQILPRLFLQCVVDPQLQPCPAHPGRPVEYYVMESHAFACNRCVVMGAYKGKEVTPIEEAAVMARAGLAEVERTVKALKESMLAYANQLQNEESSMPTAPRRVEAEREINRLQKETEEHVRRIRRRLQLEEEAQLSRINAERTEVQATLEAVERLDGRLSSGMQQRAPVAVVNTLQHIQQERQVEQLMARAHDRVPLAPLELVLPLDGPPETVPPRSSSSSKVHSKGSRVVMGLNESCLPEASADDRREFHTSRTAVSHAPRTPPTSHTTHASLSPSSLYAQYLAVAGSDRKRPADDSARGSFRIDQPTLDHSTVVLASRSCPVSVTANEDNDGGGGMGYLSAKEALTHGWALLRRGDVAAAHRAWAAVCRAHGTNDVMGTKAHAYIAEAIEKDYAAAAQWYARSLQLDPQDRMTAYNYAVLLEALLDKPQEALRLYNRAAALGDAAASARARELRSKLAASCQWSQQTTFGSPGTLGGGERGWRR, from the coding sequence ATGCAGTCATGGCCGATACTCGTTACTATCCACAACCTGGTGAATGTGCCGCTGTCCGCTTGTGAGAACGGCCCGCGGTCGTTCGTTGTGGAGGCGCACCTGGTGCTTCGCGTGTCTGCCTACTCTGCACCAGTGTCCACGGCGGCGTTCACCACGGACGATGTGGTGTCCACCACTCCCAACCTATTTGAGGTGCGCTTGGACGATGTCGCTCGGCGCATTGACGGCGGGGATGGGGGCGGGCCAAAGGTGTGGCGGTGTGCGGCTCCGGAgatcgaggtggtggtgatggtgcggGAAGTCACACACAGGATCAGAaggtcctcctctccttatCGTACAGATCGTCGCGCAGACGGTGATCTCGATGGTACGCGCGTTGTGGGCACCTCAGCTCCACTGCCACTCAACGCGAAGGACATCGTGGAGGTGCACAAGCTCACCACACGGATCGTGGGGACTGAAATGGGTCAAGTGGGGCTTTCTTTTACCGTAGACCCAGGTGACAAGGGGGGGTACCGCCAACGCCTGGAGAACTTCTTGCGCACGTACAACCCGCAAGGACTGCGGCTTGTGCCCAGCGTGGTTGAGGTCGTCTCGGAACTCGACACATTCACAAAGCTGTATCGCCGCTACTCGATTCAAAACTACGAGGAGCGACTGGCAAGCTTCTTTGATGTATACGGCCCGCAGTACAAGAGCGAAAtcccgtcgctgctgcggcaatGGGAGGGccgagaggaagagctgaTGCGCAACTTGGTGCTCGACAATGGCCCAGAGGTGACCACGATCGATCAACACCAACGGCTGACCGCGTACATGGCTGCCTATCAGCTTGACCAAAATTCCACTAGCGTACAAGAGATACTCACTGCGCACGCGAGAGATGAGAAGACTAGCACACCTGCGGGTCTATTTTATGCCCTCGTGGGACGCTACGGCCCGGAGCCGGACCCGCGCACATATCTGTTCCCTACGCCTCGGTACACCcctgcaccaccatcacccccGCAGACTAGGGGAATCCCAATGGAGGACGGCGGAGACGGTCATTCCCACTCTTCTTTGCATCACGGCTCCTCGTCGCTCGTGAGAGGTAGTGCAGGtgcgagtgctgctgcttctgctgctttaCAGCGCTGTCCGCCGACACCTGCCGCGAAGCACCTGTACGTCTCTGTACCTATGTCACCCACGCCGATTCCAGTTCGGGAGGCACCGCTGGAGACAGCGCGCTCGCTTGACCGGTCGCCCAGCTTTGCGGTTGAGGTTGATGATGCTCcatgtggtggtggacagAAGGCCACTGTGACTGGTAGCCATCATGAAGCGAAGCCCGTCATCACGCCAAAAGACAAGGTGATGGTGTTGGGCGCGACCACCGGTGCGAGCCGACGAGACGTTGCCGAGTTGCGGGACTCTTCTCTGTGGCGCAAGATGTGTCAGATGATGCAGACCCGGCAAGAGCACTTCAAGCCATGGCGGGAGcaccttctttttttcttagACCGAGACGAGtttgcagcggcggtgcgtgcCCTGCATGTGTTCAGTGAGGCACCCGACGGAGGAGAGGTTCAGGTGCTCGTAGAGGAGTGGTCGCGCCGTGTGGATCATGCCTTTCGCACCGAGGCACTCACTTCAAGCGATGCGTACTATGAGGCGGTTGTACAGGAGGCAGTACGGCTGACCGGACTCCAGTCTCTGCATCTGCAGGTGATGAGTGTtagctctctctttcacaaGGAGCAGTACGCAGGGTTCGCGGCGTACGTGGAGGGGCAGGCGAAACGGACCAAGACGGAGCGTCTGGTACTGGTCGGAGACTCGAAAAGTCTCATGGATGTCGCACGTTTTGGCCTTCACCCTGCGGCGGACCCCAGGGGCCTGTACAGGGATGCGCTTGCTTCTTCGGCCACGGCCCACGACACAAGTACGGCAAAAGGCGACGGCCCGTTTATCTTCTTACGCGAGCCCTTCCGGCACTGCACGGAAAAGCATTCCTGTTCCCTTCTCGTCTGTGATGTCGCGGTGGGCGAGATGTATTCGTGCCCCACCGCTGTGCATGCACCGCGGAAGTTAACCGCCGACTTCCTCGCCAAGTACGACAGCTGCGCCTACGTCGACGAAGCCAACGGACCAGTGATCGCTGTCTACTCTCGCCAGCAGATTTTACCGCGACTTTTTCTGCAGTGCGTTGTCGacccgcagctgcagccctgCCCCGCGCACCCTGGTAGGCCGGTTGAGTATTACGTGATGGAAAGCCACGCCTTCGCGTGCAACCGCTGTGTTGTGATGGGAGCCTACAAGGGCAAGGAGGTGACGCCGATCGAGGAGGCCGCGGTGATGGCGCGGGCAGGTCTAGCAGAGGTCGAGCGGACGGTCAAGGCGCTCAAAGAGAGCATGCTCGCCTACGCCAACCAGCTTCAAAACGAAGAGAGCAGCATGCCCACCGCTCCTCGCCGTGTAGAGGCGGAGCGCGAAATCAACCGACTGCAgaaggagacggaggagcacGTTCGCAGGATTCGCAGACGGttgcagctggaggaggaggcgcagctctCCCGCATCAATGCTGAGCGCACCGAGGTGCAGGCAACTCTGGAGGCTGTGGAGAGGCTTGATGGGAGACTGTCATCTGGTATGCAGCAACGTGCACCAGTTGCGGTTGTGAATACGCTGCAGCACATCCAGCAGGAGAGACAGGTAGAGCAGCTCATGGCAAGGGCTCATGACAGGGTGCCATTGGCTCCATTGGAGCTTGTTCTGCCCTTGGATGGGCCTCCGGAGACAGtgccgcctcgctcttcttccaGCTCCAAAGTGCATTCAAAAGGCTCTCGGGTGGTGATGGGCTTGAACGAGAGTTGCTTGCCTGAGGCCTCGGCTGATGACCGGCGTGAATTTCACACGTCAAGAACTGCAGTGTCACACGCGCCGCGTACCCCACCTACGTCCCATACAACGCACGCATCACTGTCGCCAAGCAGCTTGTACGCCCAGTATCTCGCGGTTGCTGGCTCAGATAGAAAAAGGCCTGCCGATGATTCTGCAAGAGGATCGTTTCGCATTGACCAACCAACTCTGGATCACAGCACGGTGGTTTTGGCCAGTCGCTCTTGTCCCGTCTCCGTTACCGCGAACGAGGACAACgacggtgggggagggatggGCTACCTCTCTGCGAAGGAGGCGCTCACGCACGGGTGGGCGCTACTAAGACGTGGGGatgttgcagcagcgcatcgcgcgtgggcggcggtgtgccgcGCTCACGGCACCAACGACGTGATGGGCACTAAGGCTCACGCGTACATTGCCGAAGCGATCGAGAAGGACtacgcggcagccgcgcagtGGTATGCCCGGTCATTGCAGCTAGATCCGCAAGACCGCATGACCGCGTACAACTACGCTGTGCtcctggaggcgctgctcgacaAGCCGCAGGAGGCACTGCGACTGTACAACCGTGCCGCTGCACTtggcgacgcagcggcaagtGCCCGGGCCCGGGAGTTGCGGTCTAAGCTTGCCGCTTCTTGTCAGTGGTCGCAGCAGACGACGTTCGGATCACCCGGTAcgctcggcggcggcgagaggggatggcggcggtga